A stretch of Chionomys nivalis chromosome 2, mChiNiv1.1, whole genome shotgun sequence DNA encodes these proteins:
- the Eif4e2 gene encoding eukaryotic translation initiation factor 4E type 2 isoform X5 — protein MNNKFDALKDDDSGDHDQNEENSTQKDGEKEKTERDKNQSSGKRKAVVPGPAEHPLQYNYTFWYSRRTPGRPTSSQSYEQNIKQIGTFASVEQFWKFYSHMVRPGDLTGHSDFHLFKEGIKPMWEDDANKNGGKWIIRLRKGLASRCWENLILAMLGEQFMVGEEICGAVVSVRFQEDIISIWNKTASDQATTARIRDTLRRVLNLPPNTIMEYKTHTDSIKDNSSFRNTKITL, from the exons ATGAACAACAAGTTCGACGC CTTAAAAGATGATGACAGTGGAGACCACGATCAGAATGAAGAAAACAGCACACAGAAAGATGGTgagaaggaaaaaacagaacGAGATAAGAACCAGAGCAGCGGCAAGAGGAAG GCTGTTGTCCCTGGACCAGCAGAACATCCCCTGCAGTACAACTATACCTTCTGGTACTCTAGGAGAACCCCCGGCCGTCCTACCAGCTCACAGAGCTATGAGCAGAACATCAAGCAGATTGGTACCTTTGCCTCG GTGGAGCAGTTCTGGAAGTTTTACAGCCACATGGTACGTCCTGGGGACCTGACAGGCCACAGTGACTTTCATCTCTTCAAAGAAGGAATTAAACCTATGTGGGAG GATGATGCAAATAAAAATGGTGGCAAGTGGATTATTCGACTTCGGAAGGGCTTAGCATCTCGCTGCTGGGAAAATCTAATCCTGGCCATGTTGGGGGAGCAATTCATGGTTGGGGAGGAGATCTGCGGGGCTGTGGTCTCTGTCCGCTTTCAG GAGGACATTATTTCTATATGGAATAAGACCGCCAGCGACCAAGCAACCACAGCCCGAATCCGGGATACTCTTCGGCGCGTGCTTAACCTACCTCCCAACACCATTATGGAATACAAAACTCACACCGACAGCATCAA gGACAATTCAAGCTTTCGAAATACAAAAATCACATTGTGA
- the Eif4e2 gene encoding eukaryotic translation initiation factor 4E type 2 isoform X4 — protein sequence MNNKFDALKDDDSGDHDQNEENSTQKDGEKEKTERDKNQSSGKRKAVVPGPAEHPLQYNYTFWYSRRTPGRPTSSQSYEQNIKQIGTFASVEQFWKFYSHMVRPGDLTGHSDFHLFKEGIKPMWEDDANKNGGKWIIRLRKGLASRCWENLILAMLGEQFMVGEEICGAVVSVRFQEDIISIWNKTASDQATTARIRDTLRRVLNLPPNTIMEYKTHTDSIKAWEEFHGLVNSSGR from the exons ATGAACAACAAGTTCGACGC CTTAAAAGATGATGACAGTGGAGACCACGATCAGAATGAAGAAAACAGCACACAGAAAGATGGTgagaaggaaaaaacagaacGAGATAAGAACCAGAGCAGCGGCAAGAGGAAG GCTGTTGTCCCTGGACCAGCAGAACATCCCCTGCAGTACAACTATACCTTCTGGTACTCTAGGAGAACCCCCGGCCGTCCTACCAGCTCACAGAGCTATGAGCAGAACATCAAGCAGATTGGTACCTTTGCCTCG GTGGAGCAGTTCTGGAAGTTTTACAGCCACATGGTACGTCCTGGGGACCTGACAGGCCACAGTGACTTTCATCTCTTCAAAGAAGGAATTAAACCTATGTGGGAG GATGATGCAAATAAAAATGGTGGCAAGTGGATTATTCGACTTCGGAAGGGCTTAGCATCTCGCTGCTGGGAAAATCTAATCCTGGCCATGTTGGGGGAGCAATTCATGGTTGGGGAGGAGATCTGCGGGGCTGTGGTCTCTGTCCGCTTTCAG GAGGACATTATTTCTATATGGAATAAGACCGCCAGCGACCAAGCAACCACAGCCCGAATCCGGGATACTCTTCGGCGCGTGCTTAACCTACCTCCCAACACCATTATGGAATACAAAACTCACACCGACAGCATCAA GGCCTGGGAGGAGTTTCATGGCCTGGTGAACAGCAGCGGCCGCTGA
- the Eif4e2 gene encoding eukaryotic translation initiation factor 4E type 2 isoform X2, with translation MGDPSLKDDDSGDHDQNEENSTQKDGEKEKTERDKNQSSGKRKAVVPGPAEHPLQYNYTFWYSRRTPGRPTSSQSYEQNIKQIGTFASVEQFWKFYSHMVRPGDLTGHSDFHLFKEGIKPMWEDDANKNGGKWIIRLRKGLASRCWENLILAMLGEQFMVGEEICGAVVSVRFQEDIISIWNKTASDQATTARIRDTLRRVLNLPPNTIMEYKTHTDSIKMPGRLGPQRLLFQNLWKPRLNVP, from the exons ATGGGAGATCCTAG CTTAAAAGATGATGACAGTGGAGACCACGATCAGAATGAAGAAAACAGCACACAGAAAGATGGTgagaaggaaaaaacagaacGAGATAAGAACCAGAGCAGCGGCAAGAGGAAG GCTGTTGTCCCTGGACCAGCAGAACATCCCCTGCAGTACAACTATACCTTCTGGTACTCTAGGAGAACCCCCGGCCGTCCTACCAGCTCACAGAGCTATGAGCAGAACATCAAGCAGATTGGTACCTTTGCCTCG GTGGAGCAGTTCTGGAAGTTTTACAGCCACATGGTACGTCCTGGGGACCTGACAGGCCACAGTGACTTTCATCTCTTCAAAGAAGGAATTAAACCTATGTGGGAG GATGATGCAAATAAAAATGGTGGCAAGTGGATTATTCGACTTCGGAAGGGCTTAGCATCTCGCTGCTGGGAAAATCTAATCCTGGCCATGTTGGGGGAGCAATTCATGGTTGGGGAGGAGATCTGCGGGGCTGTGGTCTCTGTCCGCTTTCAG GAGGACATTATTTCTATATGGAATAAGACCGCCAGCGACCAAGCAACCACAGCCCGAATCCGGGATACTCTTCGGCGCGTGCTTAACCTACCTCCCAACACCATTATGGAATACAAAACTCACACCGACAGCATCAA AATGCCAGGCAGGCTGGGCCCCCAAAGGCTCCTTTTTCAAAACCTCTGGAAGCCGCGATTGAATGTGCCATGA
- the Eif4e2 gene encoding eukaryotic translation initiation factor 4E type 2 isoform X1: MNNKFDALKDDDSGDHDQNEENSTQKDGEKEKTERDKNQSSGKRKAVVPGPAEHPLQYNYTFWYSRRTPGRPTSSQSYEQNIKQIGTFASVEQFWKFYSHMVRPGDLTGHSDFHLFKEGIKPMWEDDANKNGGKWIIRLRKGLASRCWENLILAMLGEQFMVGEEICGAVVSVRFQEDIISIWNKTASDQATTARIRDTLRRVLNLPPNTIMEYKTHTDSIKMPGRLGPQRLLFQNLWKPRLNVP; this comes from the exons ATGAACAACAAGTTCGACGC CTTAAAAGATGATGACAGTGGAGACCACGATCAGAATGAAGAAAACAGCACACAGAAAGATGGTgagaaggaaaaaacagaacGAGATAAGAACCAGAGCAGCGGCAAGAGGAAG GCTGTTGTCCCTGGACCAGCAGAACATCCCCTGCAGTACAACTATACCTTCTGGTACTCTAGGAGAACCCCCGGCCGTCCTACCAGCTCACAGAGCTATGAGCAGAACATCAAGCAGATTGGTACCTTTGCCTCG GTGGAGCAGTTCTGGAAGTTTTACAGCCACATGGTACGTCCTGGGGACCTGACAGGCCACAGTGACTTTCATCTCTTCAAAGAAGGAATTAAACCTATGTGGGAG GATGATGCAAATAAAAATGGTGGCAAGTGGATTATTCGACTTCGGAAGGGCTTAGCATCTCGCTGCTGGGAAAATCTAATCCTGGCCATGTTGGGGGAGCAATTCATGGTTGGGGAGGAGATCTGCGGGGCTGTGGTCTCTGTCCGCTTTCAG GAGGACATTATTTCTATATGGAATAAGACCGCCAGCGACCAAGCAACCACAGCCCGAATCCGGGATACTCTTCGGCGCGTGCTTAACCTACCTCCCAACACCATTATGGAATACAAAACTCACACCGACAGCATCAA AATGCCAGGCAGGCTGGGCCCCCAAAGGCTCCTTTTTCAAAACCTCTGGAAGCCGCGATTGAATGTGCCATGA
- the Eif4e2 gene encoding eukaryotic translation initiation factor 4E type 2 isoform X3: MSLKDDDSGDHDQNEENSTQKDGEKEKTERDKNQSSGKRKAVVPGPAEHPLQYNYTFWYSRRTPGRPTSSQSYEQNIKQIGTFASVEQFWKFYSHMVRPGDLTGHSDFHLFKEGIKPMWEDDANKNGGKWIIRLRKGLASRCWENLILAMLGEQFMVGEEICGAVVSVRFQEDIISIWNKTASDQATTARIRDTLRRVLNLPPNTIMEYKTHTDSIKMPGRLGPQRLLFQNLWKPRLNVP, encoded by the exons ATGAG CTTAAAAGATGATGACAGTGGAGACCACGATCAGAATGAAGAAAACAGCACACAGAAAGATGGTgagaaggaaaaaacagaacGAGATAAGAACCAGAGCAGCGGCAAGAGGAAG GCTGTTGTCCCTGGACCAGCAGAACATCCCCTGCAGTACAACTATACCTTCTGGTACTCTAGGAGAACCCCCGGCCGTCCTACCAGCTCACAGAGCTATGAGCAGAACATCAAGCAGATTGGTACCTTTGCCTCG GTGGAGCAGTTCTGGAAGTTTTACAGCCACATGGTACGTCCTGGGGACCTGACAGGCCACAGTGACTTTCATCTCTTCAAAGAAGGAATTAAACCTATGTGGGAG GATGATGCAAATAAAAATGGTGGCAAGTGGATTATTCGACTTCGGAAGGGCTTAGCATCTCGCTGCTGGGAAAATCTAATCCTGGCCATGTTGGGGGAGCAATTCATGGTTGGGGAGGAGATCTGCGGGGCTGTGGTCTCTGTCCGCTTTCAG GAGGACATTATTTCTATATGGAATAAGACCGCCAGCGACCAAGCAACCACAGCCCGAATCCGGGATACTCTTCGGCGCGTGCTTAACCTACCTCCCAACACCATTATGGAATACAAAACTCACACCGACAGCATCAA AATGCCAGGCAGGCTGGGCCCCCAAAGGCTCCTTTTTCAAAACCTCTGGAAGCCGCGATTGAATGTGCCATGA